From a single Triplophysa rosa linkage group LG1, Trosa_1v2, whole genome shotgun sequence genomic region:
- the LOC130551410 gene encoding protein NLRC3-like isoform X3 encodes MSNAQTSTDGDSSPQSSSFHQKRSDPEFSSVSLKSNRSMNPPVVFKNDNKSPVHSSFPQKRSHPDTKGDMSMNPPKTFKSDDASPAVCHESELLKRFKSHLRKKFECLYEGTSQQRNPTLLNEIYTELYITESESGEISNEHEVRQIETQSRRTATEDTPIKCNDIFKALPAQDKPIRRVLTKGVAGIGKTVSVQKFILDWAEGKENQDVHLIFPLPFREINLMKNQTLNLLHLLHLFFPETKEMEISSGEYKVLFIFDGLDECRVSLDFHSSVRLCDVSESASVDVILTNLMAGNLLPSALIWITSRPAAADLIPSECVDRVTEVRGFTDKQKEEYFSKRISDESLNHRIISHLKSSRSLYIMCHIPVFCWISATVLERMLSEAESEGEIPKTLTQMYTHFLIIQTHIKHQKDYEKKEQNDEDMIFKLGKLAFEQLVKGNVIFYDEDLRECGIDVAEASVYSGLCTQIFREEFGWYQGKVYCFLHLSIQEHLAALYAHISFINDKTQLFFGTFLQTPLSDLHQRAVDGALQSKNGHFDLFLRFLMGFSLESNQNLLRGFMTQTVRSSQSNEKTVEYIKKKIKKNHSSEKSINLFHCLNELGDDSLVKEIQHHVKSGTLSEVKLSSSQWSAVVFVLLTSEQKLDKFNLDDFVGENTDERLEVFQKMLPVIRESRSVQSGHVRSLPISFSSAIWTGYGPRNSEKRQLRSEYRSTSASVVIGNDPGSG; translated from the exons ATGAGCAACGCACAGACATCTACAGATGGAGACTCTTCTCCACAGTCCAG TTCATTTCATCAGAAGAGATCAGATCCAGAGTTCAGCAGTGTGTCTTTGAAGAGTAACCGCTCCATGAATCCACCAGTGGTTTTTAAGAATGATAATAAATCGCCTGTTCACAg TTCATTTCCTCAGAAGAGATCACATCCAGACACGAAGGGTGACATGTCTATGAATCCTCCAAAAACATTTAAGAGTGACGATGCATCGCCTGCTGTCTG ccATGAGTCTGAACTCCTCAAGAGATTCAAATCACATCTGAGGAAGAAGTTTGAGTGTTTGTATGAGGGAACATCACAGCAGAGAAACCCAACACTGCTGAATGAGATCTACACAGAGCTCTACATCACAGAGAGTGAAAGTGGAGAGATCAGTAATGAACATGAGGTGAGACAGATTGAGACACAATCCAGGAGAACAGCAACAGAGGACACACCGATCAAATGCAACGACATCTTTAAAGCTTTACCTGCACAAGACAAACCCATCAGACGTGTGCTGACAAAGGGAGTCGCTGGCATTGGAAAAACAGTCTCTGTGCAGAAGTTCATTCTGGACTGGGCTGAAGGGAAAGAGAATCAGGACGTCCACCTCATATTTCCACTTCCTTTCAGAGAGATCAATCTGATGAAGAACCAAACACTCAATCTTTTACATCTTCTTCATCTTTTCTTCCCAGAGACAAAGGAAATGGAAATCTCCAGCGGTGAATATAAAGTGTTGTTCATCTTTGATGGTTTGGACGAGTGTCGTGTGTCTCTGGATTTCCACAGCAGTGTGAGGTTGTGTGATGTCAGTGAATCAGCCTCAGTGGACGTGATCCTGACAAACCTCATGGCGGGGAATCTGCTTCCCTCCGCTCTCATCTGGATCACCTCCAGACCAGCAGCAGCTGATCTCATCCCCTCTGAGTGTGTTGATCGAGTCACAGAGGTACGAGGCTTCACTGACAAACAGAAGGAGGAATACTTCAGCAAGAGAATCAGTGATGAGAGTCTGAACCACAGAATCATCTCACACCTGAAGTCATCCAGGAGCCTGTACATCATGTGTCACATCCCAGTGTTCTGCTGGATTTCAGCCACTGTTCTAGAGAGAATGTTGAGTGAAGCAGAGAGTGAAGGAGAGATCCCCAAGACTCTCACTCAAATGTACACACACTTCCTGATCATTCAGACACACATCAAACATCAGAAGGACTATGAGAAGAAAGAGCAGAATGATGAAGACATGATCTTCAAACTGGGCAAACTGGCCTTTGAGCAGCTTGTGAAAGGCAATGTGATCTTCTATGATGAGGACCTGAGAGAGTGTGGCATTGATGTAGCAGAAGCATCAGTGTACTCAGGATTGTGCACTCAGATCTTCAGAGAGGAGTTTGGCTGGTATCAGGGGAAAGTTTACTGCTTTCTTCATCTGAGCATTCAGGAGCATCTCGCAGCTCTTTATGCTCACATCTCCTTcataaatgataaaacacagCTGTTCTTTGGCACCTTTTTGCAGACTCCTTTGTCTGACCTGCATCAGAGAGCTGTGGATGGAGCTCTGCAGAGTAAAAATGGACACTTTGACCTTTTTCTTCGCTTTCTTATGGGTTTTTCACTGGAGTCTAATCAGAATCTTCTCAGAGGTTTTATGACACAGACAGTAAGAAGCTCTCAAAGCAATGAGAAAACAGTCGAGTATATCAAGAAGAAGATCAAGAAGAATCATTCTTCAGAGAAATCCATCAATCTGTTTCACTGCCTGAATGAACTGGGTGATGATTCACTAGTTAAGGAAATCCAGCATCATGTGAAATCTGGAACATTAAGTGAAGTCAAACTCTCTTCATCTCAGTGGTCAGCTGtagtttttgtgttgttgacaTCAGAACAGAAGCTGGATAAATTTAATCTGGATGATTTTGTTGGAGAAAACACAGATGAAAGACTCGAAGTTTTTCAGAAGATGCTGCCTGTAATTCGTGAATCCAGATCAGTTCA GTCTGGACATGTCAGGTCGCTGCCTATCTCTTTCAGCTCCGCCATCTGGACTGGTTACGGACCTCGGAACAGTGAGAAAAGACAACTGAGATCAGAATACCGTTCTACAAGTGCATCAGTTGTTATAGGAAATgatcctggttccggttga
- the LOC130551410 gene encoding protein NLRC3-like isoform X1, which yields MSNAQTSTDGDSSPQSSLFHQMRSDPEFSCVSMKSDRSMNPPVVFKNDDTAHDLSSFHQKRSDPEFSSVSLKSNRSMNPPVVFKNDNKSPVHSSFPQKRSHPDTKGDMSMNPPKTFKSDDASPAVCHESELLKRFKSHLRKKFECLYEGTSQQRNPTLLNEIYTELYITESESGEISNEHEVRQIETQSRRTATEDTPIKCNDIFKALPAQDKPIRRVLTKGVAGIGKTVSVQKFILDWAEGKENQDVHLIFPLPFREINLMKNQTLNLLHLLHLFFPETKEMEISSGEYKVLFIFDGLDECRVSLDFHSSVRLCDVSESASVDVILTNLMAGNLLPSALIWITSRPAAADLIPSECVDRVTEVRGFTDKQKEEYFSKRISDESLNHRIISHLKSSRSLYIMCHIPVFCWISATVLERMLSEAESEGEIPKTLTQMYTHFLIIQTHIKHQKDYEKKEQNDEDMIFKLGKLAFEQLVKGNVIFYDEDLRECGIDVAEASVYSGLCTQIFREEFGWYQGKVYCFLHLSIQEHLAALYAHISFINDKTQLFFGTFLQTPLSDLHQRAVDGALQSKNGHFDLFLRFLMGFSLESNQNLLRGFMTQTVRSSQSNEKTVEYIKKKIKKNHSSEKSINLFHCLNELGDDSLVKEIQHHVKSGTLSEVKLSSSQWSAVVFVLLTSEQKLDKFNLDDFVGENTDERLEVFQKMLPVIRESRSVQSGHVRSLPISFSSAIWTGYGPRNSEKRQLRSEYRSTSASVVIGNDPGSG from the exons ATGAGCAACGCACAGACATCTACAGATGGAGACTCTTCTCCACAGTCCAG TTTATTTCATCAGATGAGATCAGATCCAGAGTTCAGCTGTGTGTCTATGAAGAGTGACCGCTCTATGAATCCACCAGTAGTATTTAAGAATGATGACACAGCACATGATCTCAG TTCATTTCATCAGAAGAGATCAGATCCAGAGTTCAGCAGTGTGTCTTTGAAGAGTAACCGCTCCATGAATCCACCAGTGGTTTTTAAGAATGATAATAAATCGCCTGTTCACAg TTCATTTCCTCAGAAGAGATCACATCCAGACACGAAGGGTGACATGTCTATGAATCCTCCAAAAACATTTAAGAGTGACGATGCATCGCCTGCTGTCTG ccATGAGTCTGAACTCCTCAAGAGATTCAAATCACATCTGAGGAAGAAGTTTGAGTGTTTGTATGAGGGAACATCACAGCAGAGAAACCCAACACTGCTGAATGAGATCTACACAGAGCTCTACATCACAGAGAGTGAAAGTGGAGAGATCAGTAATGAACATGAGGTGAGACAGATTGAGACACAATCCAGGAGAACAGCAACAGAGGACACACCGATCAAATGCAACGACATCTTTAAAGCTTTACCTGCACAAGACAAACCCATCAGACGTGTGCTGACAAAGGGAGTCGCTGGCATTGGAAAAACAGTCTCTGTGCAGAAGTTCATTCTGGACTGGGCTGAAGGGAAAGAGAATCAGGACGTCCACCTCATATTTCCACTTCCTTTCAGAGAGATCAATCTGATGAAGAACCAAACACTCAATCTTTTACATCTTCTTCATCTTTTCTTCCCAGAGACAAAGGAAATGGAAATCTCCAGCGGTGAATATAAAGTGTTGTTCATCTTTGATGGTTTGGACGAGTGTCGTGTGTCTCTGGATTTCCACAGCAGTGTGAGGTTGTGTGATGTCAGTGAATCAGCCTCAGTGGACGTGATCCTGACAAACCTCATGGCGGGGAATCTGCTTCCCTCCGCTCTCATCTGGATCACCTCCAGACCAGCAGCAGCTGATCTCATCCCCTCTGAGTGTGTTGATCGAGTCACAGAGGTACGAGGCTTCACTGACAAACAGAAGGAGGAATACTTCAGCAAGAGAATCAGTGATGAGAGTCTGAACCACAGAATCATCTCACACCTGAAGTCATCCAGGAGCCTGTACATCATGTGTCACATCCCAGTGTTCTGCTGGATTTCAGCCACTGTTCTAGAGAGAATGTTGAGTGAAGCAGAGAGTGAAGGAGAGATCCCCAAGACTCTCACTCAAATGTACACACACTTCCTGATCATTCAGACACACATCAAACATCAGAAGGACTATGAGAAGAAAGAGCAGAATGATGAAGACATGATCTTCAAACTGGGCAAACTGGCCTTTGAGCAGCTTGTGAAAGGCAATGTGATCTTCTATGATGAGGACCTGAGAGAGTGTGGCATTGATGTAGCAGAAGCATCAGTGTACTCAGGATTGTGCACTCAGATCTTCAGAGAGGAGTTTGGCTGGTATCAGGGGAAAGTTTACTGCTTTCTTCATCTGAGCATTCAGGAGCATCTCGCAGCTCTTTATGCTCACATCTCCTTcataaatgataaaacacagCTGTTCTTTGGCACCTTTTTGCAGACTCCTTTGTCTGACCTGCATCAGAGAGCTGTGGATGGAGCTCTGCAGAGTAAAAATGGACACTTTGACCTTTTTCTTCGCTTTCTTATGGGTTTTTCACTGGAGTCTAATCAGAATCTTCTCAGAGGTTTTATGACACAGACAGTAAGAAGCTCTCAAAGCAATGAGAAAACAGTCGAGTATATCAAGAAGAAGATCAAGAAGAATCATTCTTCAGAGAAATCCATCAATCTGTTTCACTGCCTGAATGAACTGGGTGATGATTCACTAGTTAAGGAAATCCAGCATCATGTGAAATCTGGAACATTAAGTGAAGTCAAACTCTCTTCATCTCAGTGGTCAGCTGtagtttttgtgttgttgacaTCAGAACAGAAGCTGGATAAATTTAATCTGGATGATTTTGTTGGAGAAAACACAGATGAAAGACTCGAAGTTTTTCAGAAGATGCTGCCTGTAATTCGTGAATCCAGATCAGTTCA GTCTGGACATGTCAGGTCGCTGCCTATCTCTTTCAGCTCCGCCATCTGGACTGGTTACGGACCTCGGAACAGTGAGAAAAGACAACTGAGATCAGAATACCGTTCTACAAGTGCATCAGTTGTTATAGGAAATgatcctggttccggttga
- the LOC130551410 gene encoding protein NLRC3-like isoform X2 yields the protein MSNAQTSTDGDSSPQSSLFHQMRSDPEFSCVSMKSDRSMNPPVVFKNDDTAHDLSSFHQKRSDPEFSSVSLKSNRSMNPPVVFKNDNKSPVHSSFPQKRSHPDTKGDMSMNPPKTFKSDDASPAVCHESELLKRFKSHLRKKFECLYEGTSQQRNPTLLNEIYTELYITESESGEISNEHEVRQIETQSRRTATEDTPIKCNDIFKALPAQDKPIRRVLTKGVAGIGKTVSVQKFILDWAEGKENQDVHLIFPLPFREINLMKNQTLNLLHLLHLFFPETKEMEISSGEYKVLFIFDGLDECRVSLDFHSSVRLCDVSESASVDVILTNLMAGNLLPSALIWITSRPAAADLIPSECVDRVTEVRGFTDKQKEEYFSKRISDESLNHRIISHLKSSRSLYIMCHIPVFCWISATVLERMLSEAESEGEIPKTLTQMYTHFLIIQTHIKHQKDYEKKEQNDEDMIFKLGKLAFEQLVKGNVIFYDEDLRECGIDVAEASVYSGLCTQIFREEFGWYQGKVYCFLHLSIQEHLAALYAHISFINDKTQLFFGTFLQTPLSDLHQRAVDGALQSKNGHFDLFLRFLMGFSLESNQNLLRGFMTQTVRSSQSNEKTVEYIKKKIKKNHSSEKSINLFHCLNELGDDSLVKEIQHHVKSGTLSEVKLSSSQWSAVVFVLLTSEQKLDKFNLDDFVGENTDERLEVFQKMLPVIRESRSVQILWLYLPLVASRWPVVLKIHFRYF from the exons ATGAGCAACGCACAGACATCTACAGATGGAGACTCTTCTCCACAGTCCAG TTTATTTCATCAGATGAGATCAGATCCAGAGTTCAGCTGTGTGTCTATGAAGAGTGACCGCTCTATGAATCCACCAGTAGTATTTAAGAATGATGACACAGCACATGATCTCAG TTCATTTCATCAGAAGAGATCAGATCCAGAGTTCAGCAGTGTGTCTTTGAAGAGTAACCGCTCCATGAATCCACCAGTGGTTTTTAAGAATGATAATAAATCGCCTGTTCACAg TTCATTTCCTCAGAAGAGATCACATCCAGACACGAAGGGTGACATGTCTATGAATCCTCCAAAAACATTTAAGAGTGACGATGCATCGCCTGCTGTCTG ccATGAGTCTGAACTCCTCAAGAGATTCAAATCACATCTGAGGAAGAAGTTTGAGTGTTTGTATGAGGGAACATCACAGCAGAGAAACCCAACACTGCTGAATGAGATCTACACAGAGCTCTACATCACAGAGAGTGAAAGTGGAGAGATCAGTAATGAACATGAGGTGAGACAGATTGAGACACAATCCAGGAGAACAGCAACAGAGGACACACCGATCAAATGCAACGACATCTTTAAAGCTTTACCTGCACAAGACAAACCCATCAGACGTGTGCTGACAAAGGGAGTCGCTGGCATTGGAAAAACAGTCTCTGTGCAGAAGTTCATTCTGGACTGGGCTGAAGGGAAAGAGAATCAGGACGTCCACCTCATATTTCCACTTCCTTTCAGAGAGATCAATCTGATGAAGAACCAAACACTCAATCTTTTACATCTTCTTCATCTTTTCTTCCCAGAGACAAAGGAAATGGAAATCTCCAGCGGTGAATATAAAGTGTTGTTCATCTTTGATGGTTTGGACGAGTGTCGTGTGTCTCTGGATTTCCACAGCAGTGTGAGGTTGTGTGATGTCAGTGAATCAGCCTCAGTGGACGTGATCCTGACAAACCTCATGGCGGGGAATCTGCTTCCCTCCGCTCTCATCTGGATCACCTCCAGACCAGCAGCAGCTGATCTCATCCCCTCTGAGTGTGTTGATCGAGTCACAGAGGTACGAGGCTTCACTGACAAACAGAAGGAGGAATACTTCAGCAAGAGAATCAGTGATGAGAGTCTGAACCACAGAATCATCTCACACCTGAAGTCATCCAGGAGCCTGTACATCATGTGTCACATCCCAGTGTTCTGCTGGATTTCAGCCACTGTTCTAGAGAGAATGTTGAGTGAAGCAGAGAGTGAAGGAGAGATCCCCAAGACTCTCACTCAAATGTACACACACTTCCTGATCATTCAGACACACATCAAACATCAGAAGGACTATGAGAAGAAAGAGCAGAATGATGAAGACATGATCTTCAAACTGGGCAAACTGGCCTTTGAGCAGCTTGTGAAAGGCAATGTGATCTTCTATGATGAGGACCTGAGAGAGTGTGGCATTGATGTAGCAGAAGCATCAGTGTACTCAGGATTGTGCACTCAGATCTTCAGAGAGGAGTTTGGCTGGTATCAGGGGAAAGTTTACTGCTTTCTTCATCTGAGCATTCAGGAGCATCTCGCAGCTCTTTATGCTCACATCTCCTTcataaatgataaaacacagCTGTTCTTTGGCACCTTTTTGCAGACTCCTTTGTCTGACCTGCATCAGAGAGCTGTGGATGGAGCTCTGCAGAGTAAAAATGGACACTTTGACCTTTTTCTTCGCTTTCTTATGGGTTTTTCACTGGAGTCTAATCAGAATCTTCTCAGAGGTTTTATGACACAGACAGTAAGAAGCTCTCAAAGCAATGAGAAAACAGTCGAGTATATCAAGAAGAAGATCAAGAAGAATCATTCTTCAGAGAAATCCATCAATCTGTTTCACTGCCTGAATGAACTGGGTGATGATTCACTAGTTAAGGAAATCCAGCATCATGTGAAATCTGGAACATTAAGTGAAGTCAAACTCTCTTCATCTCAGTGGTCAGCTGtagtttttgtgttgttgacaTCAGAACAGAAGCTGGATAAATTTAATCTGGATGATTTTGTTGGAGAAAACACAGATGAAAGACTCGAAGTTTTTCAGAAGATGCTGCCTGTAATTCGTGAATCCAGATCAGTTCA
- the LOC130565724 gene encoding uncharacterized protein LOC130565724, whose translation MPTLPPGLADVLKADMAIREMQQAGRSLERYSEEFVELSYRVSWSDPFLNNIFLTGLDDDLLALLVIPFAEDSSLEDIINQVLQVMGSNFRVGDAEQDLSGRHPEPVERGGSAPTRSKSAPHSAAKPHRRRKRRGRHHASPASSEPIQPDFEACSEPFPLSFQARSELDPSGLPEIREPVPPGLPEILEPAPSGLPEIREPVLSGLPEILEPVPPSLQEPPEPAKEENLLDSWVDWEEPCLLPLGSELPVCPATSTEVAPLPLALPLLEVTLWCVWAAHMSLEDPADESSC comes from the coding sequence ATGCCAACACTTCCACCAGGACTAGCCGATGTCCTCAAGGCAGACATGGCAATACGGGAGATGCAACAGGCTGGACGATCTCTTGAAAGGTACTCGGAGGAATTTGTGGAGTTGAGCTATCGGGTGAGTTGGAGCGATCCTTTTTTGAATAATATATTTCTGACTGGTCTGGATGATGATCTGCTCGCCCTTCTCGTGATCCCCTTCGCGGAAGATTCCTCGCTGGAGGACATCATTAACCAGGTCCTCCAAGTGATGGGCTCAAACTTCCGCGTTGGGGATGCCGAGCAGGACTTGAGCGGTCGTCATCCAGAACCAGTGGAGAGAGGGGGATCAGCTCCGACTCGCTCGAAATCCGCTCCGCACTCCGCCGCAAAACCTCATCGTCGTAGAAAACGGCGAGGACGCCACCACGCCTCTCCAGCCAGTTCCGAGCCGATCCAGCCCGACTTCGAAGCCTGTTCCGAGCCGTTCCCGCTCAGCTTCCAAGCCCGTTCCGAGCTGGACCCGTCGGGACTGCCAGAGATCCGCGAGCCGGTCCCGCCCGGACTTCCAGAGATCCTCGAACCAGCCCCTTCCGGTCTTCCAGAGATCCGCGAGCCGGTCCTGTCCGGCCTGCCAGAGATCCTTGAGCCGGTCCCGCCCAGCCTTCAAGAGCCGCCAGAGCCCGCTAAAGAGGAGAATCTACTGGACTCGTGGGTAGATTGGGAAGAACCTTGCTTACTGCCTCTGGGCTCTGAACTGCCTGTTTGCCCTGCTACCTCTACGGAGGTAGCTCCTCTACCCCTGGCGCTTCCGCTTCTGGAAGTCACGTTATGGTGTGTCTGGGCCGCACACATGTCCCTAGAAGACCCTGCAGACGAGTCCAGCTGTTGA